A stretch of the Halomonas sp. CH40 genome encodes the following:
- the hemE gene encoding uroporphyrinogen decarboxylase — protein sequence MTSVLKNDRFLRALARQPVDRTPVWMMRQAGRYLPEYRASRADAGSFMDLCRNQDLACEVTMQPLERYPLDAAILFSDILTIPDAMDLGLYFVTGEGPKFKKTVRTPAEVEALKVPDAERDLDYVMNAVSTIRRELNGSVPLIGFSGSPWTLATYMVEGSSSKDFRHVKTMLYDTPDAMHQLLDKLAHAVTDYLNAQIRAGAQAVQIFDTWGGTLSTPAYREFSLRYMEQIVSGLIRDHDGRRVPVILFTKNGGQWLEDIACAGADALGLDWSTELSDARARVGHKVALQGNLDPNVLFARPSAIRAEVARVLESYGHGPGHVFNLGHGISQFTNPDNVTAFMEALHELSPQYHREISVK from the coding sequence ATGACGTCAGTGTTAAAAAATGACCGTTTCCTGCGCGCCCTGGCCCGCCAGCCAGTCGACCGCACCCCCGTCTGGATGATGCGCCAGGCCGGGCGTTACCTGCCGGAATACCGCGCCAGCCGCGCCGATGCCGGAAGCTTCATGGATCTGTGCCGCAATCAGGATCTGGCCTGCGAGGTCACTATGCAGCCGCTGGAGCGTTACCCGTTAGACGCCGCCATCTTGTTTTCCGACATTCTGACCATTCCGGATGCCATGGATCTGGGCCTGTATTTTGTCACTGGCGAAGGCCCTAAATTCAAGAAAACCGTGCGTACTCCTGCCGAGGTAGAGGCACTGAAAGTACCTGACGCCGAGCGCGACCTTGATTACGTTATGAATGCCGTCTCCACCATTCGCCGTGAGCTTAATGGCAGCGTGCCACTGATCGGTTTCTCTGGCAGCCCCTGGACGCTGGCCACTTACATGGTGGAAGGCAGCTCCAGCAAGGATTTCCGCCACGTCAAAACCATGCTGTACGATACGCCGGATGCCATGCATCAGCTGCTCGACAAGCTGGCCCATGCGGTGACGGACTACCTCAACGCCCAGATTCGCGCCGGTGCTCAGGCGGTGCAGATTTTTGATACCTGGGGCGGCACCCTGTCGACCCCGGCTTATCGTGAATTTTCACTACGTTATATGGAACAGATTGTTTCCGGCTTGATTCGCGACCACGACGGTCGTCGTGTGCCGGTGATCCTGTTCACCAAGAATGGCGGTCAGTGGCTGGAGGATATCGCCTGCGCTGGCGCCGATGCCCTGGGGCTGGACTGGTCAACCGAGCTGTCTGATGCCCGCGCCCGGGTCGGGCATAAGGTGGCTTTGCAGGGTAACCTTGACCCCAACGTCCTGTTTGCCCGCCCATCGGCCATCCGTGCTGAAGTCGCGCGGGTGCTGGAAAGTTATGGCCACGGCCCCGGCCATGTGTTCAACCTGGGCCACGGCATCAGCCAGTTCACCAACCCGGACAACGTGACCGCCTTTATGGAAGCGCTGCACGAACTCAGCCCCCAATATCACAGGGAGATCAGCGTTAAATGA
- the speE gene encoding polyamine aminopropyltransferase encodes MSPLADNQWFTEVFDRHGSAFSLKVSEKLLDVHSPYQHLEVYATETFGNLMVLDGCVMLTDRDNFLYHEMIAHPALFTHQQPERVVIIGGGDCGTLKEVLRHPGVRHVTQIDIDEEVTKAAERFFPALVDANDDPRAELLFADGVKWVDEAEDESIDVLIIDSTDPVGPAEGLFKTEFLTRCHRILKPGGVMVQQSESPLYHSGSIIRELRRDMREAGFSSVATLPFPQPVYPSGWWSVTLAGKQCSVESFREEAVAEHTMPLQYYTLAAHRGALTLPPFMRQALDETPA; translated from the coding sequence ATGAGCCCGCTTGCTGACAACCAGTGGTTTACCGAAGTCTTTGATCGCCACGGCAGTGCCTTTTCGCTGAAAGTCAGCGAAAAGCTGCTGGATGTACACAGCCCCTACCAGCACCTGGAAGTCTACGCCACCGAGACGTTTGGCAACCTGATGGTGCTGGATGGCTGCGTGATGCTGACCGATCGCGACAACTTCCTTTATCATGAGATGATTGCCCATCCGGCCCTGTTCACCCATCAGCAACCTGAGCGGGTGGTGATTATTGGCGGCGGCGACTGCGGCACCCTGAAAGAAGTGTTGCGCCATCCGGGCGTTCGGCACGTCACTCAGATCGACATTGATGAAGAAGTCACCAAGGCAGCCGAGCGCTTCTTCCCAGCCTTGGTGGACGCCAATGACGACCCCCGCGCTGAGCTGCTGTTTGCTGACGGCGTCAAGTGGGTCGACGAGGCGGAGGATGAGAGCATTGATGTGCTGATTATTGACTCCACCGACCCGGTTGGCCCCGCTGAAGGGCTGTTCAAGACCGAGTTCCTGACCCGCTGCCACCGCATCCTCAAGCCGGGCGGCGTCATGGTGCAGCAGAGTGAATCACCGCTTTACCACAGTGGTTCCATCATTCGGGAACTGCGCCGAGATATGCGTGAAGCCGGTTTTTCCAGCGTCGCTACCCTGCCGTTCCCCCAGCCGGTTTATCCCTCTGGCTGGTGGAGCGTCACTCTGGCAGGCAAGCAGTGTTCGGTTGAGAGCTTTCGTGAAGAGGCAGTTGCCGAACACACAATGCCGCTTCAGTACTATACGCTGGCGGCCCACCGCGGCGCCCTGACACTCCCGCCCTTCATGCGCCAGGCATTGGATGAAACACCTGCCTGA
- a CDS encoding amino acid ABC transporter substrate-binding protein, giving the protein MLNKKNLVLAVSTSALALASISSAHASTLEDTMEREAVRCGVSDGLPGFSAPDDDGNWQGLDVDVCRAVAAAVLGDADAVDYVSLNAVERFTALQSGEVDVLSRNTTWTTTRDTTLGINFAGVSFYDGQGFMISRDLGISSASELGGAAICIQAGTTTELNLADYFRANDMEFDPIVFDTSEQTVGGYQAGRCDVLTSDTSQLAALRIQLDDPDASVILSDVISKEPLGPSVRQGDDEWFNIVKWSLFALLNAEELGISSENVDEMLESENPNIVRLLGQDGNYGEGMGLEADWAYNIISQVGNYSEIYDRNVGMDSPLQIERGVNALWTDGGLQYAPPIR; this is encoded by the coding sequence ATGCTAAACAAGAAGAACCTGGTTCTCGCAGTGTCCACGAGTGCACTGGCCCTGGCCAGTATTTCCAGTGCCCATGCTTCTACTCTGGAAGATACAATGGAGCGTGAGGCTGTGCGCTGTGGCGTCAGCGATGGTCTGCCCGGCTTTTCAGCACCCGACGACGATGGTAACTGGCAAGGCCTGGACGTGGATGTCTGCCGCGCGGTCGCCGCTGCTGTGCTAGGCGATGCGGATGCCGTTGACTATGTATCCCTCAACGCCGTTGAGCGTTTCACTGCACTACAGTCTGGCGAAGTCGATGTGCTGTCGCGTAACACCACCTGGACAACCACCCGCGATACCACCTTGGGAATCAACTTTGCAGGTGTCAGCTTCTACGATGGCCAGGGCTTTATGATCAGCCGTGACCTGGGTATCTCTAGCGCTTCTGAGCTCGGCGGTGCCGCCATCTGTATTCAGGCAGGTACGACTACCGAGCTTAACCTGGCAGACTATTTCCGTGCCAACGACATGGAATTTGACCCCATCGTATTTGATACCTCAGAGCAGACCGTTGGCGGCTATCAGGCCGGCCGCTGTGATGTCCTGACCTCTGATACCTCCCAGCTGGCGGCACTGCGTATCCAGTTGGATGACCCGGATGCTTCCGTGATCCTCAGCGACGTTATCTCCAAGGAGCCGCTCGGCCCTTCCGTGCGCCAGGGCGATGACGAATGGTTCAATATCGTCAAATGGTCGCTGTTTGCCCTGCTGAATGCAGAAGAACTTGGCATCAGCAGTGAAAACGTTGACGAGATGCTTGAATCCGAGAATCCCAATATCGTGCGTCTACTCGGCCAGGACGGCAACTACGGCGAAGGCATGGGGCTGGAAGCCGACTGGGCTTACAACATCATCAGCCAGGTCGGCAACTACTCAGAAATCTATGACCGCAACGTCGGCATGGATTCACCGCTGCAGATTGAGCGCGGTGTCAACGCACTCTGGACCGATGGCGGCCTGCAGTACGCACCGCCCATCCGTTAA
- a CDS encoding amino acid ABC transporter permease: MSVKPTPRPAGQKPPFWRDRAKRALIFQLLLIAAVAAFLLYIVGNTQDNLSERGITTGFGFLSNTAGFGIVQSLIDYSSQSSYGRTFVVGLLNTLLVGGLGVLAATIIGFTVGIARLSPNWLIARLANVYIETFRNIPLLLQIFFWYFAVLRTLPSARESMAFGEAIFLNVRGLYLPQPLFESGFGLIPATFLVAIVASIALMIWNKRRHEATGKRLPAGWLSLVLIFGLPLVVLIATGVPVTWEMPELRGFNFRGGITIIPEFLALWLALSIYTASFIAEIVRSGIQAISHGQTEAAQALSLPRNLILKLVIIPQAMRVIIPPLTSQYLNLIKNSSLATAIGYPDLVSVFAGTTLNQTGQAIEVIAMTMAVYLTISLLVSMFMNWFNARVALVER; the protein is encoded by the coding sequence ATGTCTGTAAAACCCACTCCTCGCCCGGCAGGCCAAAAGCCCCCGTTCTGGCGAGACAGGGCCAAACGAGCGCTTATCTTTCAGCTGTTGCTGATTGCCGCCGTTGCTGCCTTTCTGCTTTATATTGTCGGTAATACTCAGGACAACTTATCCGAACGTGGCATCACCACCGGGTTTGGTTTCCTGAGTAATACCGCCGGTTTCGGCATTGTTCAGAGCCTGATCGACTATTCCTCGCAGAGTAGCTATGGGCGCACCTTTGTGGTTGGCCTACTGAATACCCTGCTGGTTGGCGGCCTGGGCGTGTTGGCAGCGACGATTATTGGCTTTACCGTCGGCATCGCTCGGCTGTCACCTAATTGGCTGATTGCGCGTCTTGCCAATGTCTATATCGAAACCTTCCGTAATATCCCTTTGCTGCTACAGATTTTTTTCTGGTACTTCGCCGTCTTGCGCACCTTGCCAAGCGCTCGGGAAAGCATGGCCTTTGGTGAAGCCATTTTTCTGAATGTGCGCGGCCTCTACCTGCCTCAGCCGCTGTTTGAATCCGGCTTTGGCCTGATTCCCGCTACTTTTCTGGTGGCCATTGTCGCCAGTATTGCGCTGATGATCTGGAACAAGCGCCGTCATGAAGCGACCGGTAAACGCCTCCCTGCTGGCTGGTTATCATTGGTGCTGATTTTTGGTCTGCCGCTTGTGGTACTAATCGCCACCGGTGTGCCAGTGACCTGGGAAATGCCTGAACTGCGCGGCTTCAACTTCCGTGGCGGTATTACCATTATTCCCGAATTTCTCGCCCTGTGGTTGGCACTCTCGATCTATACGGCGTCGTTTATCGCCGAAATTGTCCGCTCAGGTATCCAGGCGATTTCCCACGGCCAGACGGAAGCAGCCCAGGCATTGAGCCTGCCGCGCAATCTGATCCTTAAGTTGGTCATCATTCCTCAAGCCATGCGGGTGATTATTCCGCCGCTGACCAGTCAGTATCTCAATCTGATCAAGAACTCATCGCTGGCCACGGCGATTGGCTACCCCGATCTGGTCTCGGTATTTGCCGGCACGACGCTCAACCAGACGGGGCAAGCGATTGAGGTAATTGCCATGACCATGGCGGTGTATCTCACCATCAGCCTTTTGGTATCGATGTTCATGAACTGGTTCAACGCCCGCGTGGCGCTGGTCGAACGCTAG
- a CDS encoding amino acid ABC transporter permease → MIHNRDMIDERPAPKSTIGPLAWLRANLFNGPINSLFTLIGLYLVYLLFVPAIQWAFINADWIGTSRDDCSREGACWVFVNARIGQFIYGLYPSEETWRPNIIFAGFFALIAWLAIPRLPLKRWVATFALLAFPVIAFVLLHGGYFNLTVVPTSQWGGLMLTLLLATVGMIAALPIGIMLALGRRSEMPIVKSFCVVFIEFWRGVPLITILFMASVMLPLFLPGDINIDRLVRALIGITLFQSAYMAEVIRGGLQAIPKGQEEAAAALGMTYWKRMGLIVLPQALKMMIPGIVNTFISLFKDTTLVMIIGLFDLLGIVQAALSDSRWLGFSLEGYVFAAFMFWIFCFSMSRYSQYLERKLHTGHRN, encoded by the coding sequence ATGATTCATAATCGTGACATGATTGATGAGCGGCCAGCGCCCAAAAGTACTATTGGCCCACTGGCCTGGCTGCGTGCCAACCTATTCAACGGCCCGATCAACTCGTTGTTTACCTTGATCGGGCTTTATCTGGTGTATCTGCTGTTTGTGCCCGCTATACAGTGGGCCTTTATCAACGCCGACTGGATCGGCACCAGCCGCGACGACTGCTCCCGCGAAGGCGCCTGCTGGGTGTTTGTGAATGCCCGTATCGGGCAGTTTATCTACGGGCTCTACCCCAGTGAGGAAACCTGGCGGCCCAATATTATATTTGCCGGCTTCTTTGCGCTGATCGCCTGGCTGGCGATTCCCCGCCTGCCCTTAAAACGCTGGGTCGCCACCTTTGCCCTGCTGGCATTTCCCGTTATCGCGTTCGTATTGCTGCATGGTGGCTATTTCAACCTGACCGTTGTACCCACCAGCCAGTGGGGTGGCCTGATGCTGACCCTGCTGCTGGCCACGGTGGGCATGATAGCGGCCTTGCCGATTGGCATCATGCTGGCCCTTGGGCGGCGCTCGGAAATGCCGATTGTAAAAAGCTTTTGCGTGGTATTTATCGAGTTCTGGCGCGGCGTGCCCTTGATCACCATTCTGTTCATGGCCTCGGTCATGCTCCCGTTGTTTTTGCCCGGGGATATAAACATTGATCGTCTGGTACGGGCGCTTATCGGCATTACCCTGTTCCAGAGTGCCTATATGGCGGAGGTGATTCGCGGGGGACTACAGGCCATCCCCAAAGGTCAGGAAGAGGCTGCCGCTGCGCTGGGGATGACCTACTGGAAACGCATGGGCCTGATTGTACTGCCCCAGGCGCTGAAGATGATGATTCCCGGTATCGTCAATACCTTTATCTCGCTGTTCAAGGACACCACTCTGGTGATGATCATCGGGCTGTTTGATCTGCTGGGTATCGTCCAGGCGGCCCTGTCGGATTCACGCTGGCTGGGCTTCTCGCTGGAAGGCTATGTGTTTGCCGCCTTCATGTTCTGGATTTTCTGTTTCAGCATGTCGCGCTACAGCCAATACCTTGAGCGCAAACTGCATACCGGCCACCGGAACTAG
- a CDS encoding amino acid ABC transporter ATP-binding protein — protein MVEMHNVNKWYGDFHVLRDINLQVRRGERIVICGPSGSGKSTMIRCINHLEEHQQGDITVGGVPLTQDVKRIEQIRRSVGMVFQHFNLFPHLSVLENCCIAPMWVQKKPRKEAEELAMQYLERVRIAEQALKYPGQLSGGQQQRVAIARSLCMHPEVMLFDEPTSALDPEMIKEVLDVMVELAEEGMTMLCVTHEMGFAKTVADRVIFMDQGQIIEENAPEPFFNDPQSERTQLFLSQILGH, from the coding sequence ATGGTCGAAATGCATAACGTCAACAAGTGGTATGGCGATTTCCATGTTCTGCGCGATATCAATCTGCAGGTAAGACGCGGTGAGCGCATCGTGATCTGCGGGCCATCTGGCTCCGGCAAATCCACCATGATCCGCTGTATCAATCATCTTGAAGAGCACCAGCAAGGGGATATCACGGTCGGCGGCGTGCCCCTGACCCAGGATGTAAAACGCATCGAGCAGATACGCCGCAGCGTGGGCATGGTGTTTCAGCACTTTAACCTGTTTCCGCATCTGAGCGTGCTGGAGAACTGCTGTATTGCGCCCATGTGGGTGCAAAAGAAACCGCGCAAGGAAGCCGAAGAGCTGGCCATGCAATACCTGGAACGGGTACGTATTGCTGAGCAAGCGCTCAAGTACCCGGGCCAGCTTTCCGGCGGCCAGCAGCAGCGCGTGGCGATTGCCCGCTCGCTGTGCATGCATCCGGAGGTCATGCTGTTTGACGAGCCAACCTCAGCCCTGGACCCAGAGATGATCAAGGAAGTGCTGGATGTCATGGTTGAGCTGGCTGAAGAAGGCATGACCATGCTGTGCGTCACCCACGAAATGGGCTTTGCCAAAACCGTGGCCGACAGGGTGATTTTTATGGACCAGGGCCAGATCATTGAGGAAAACGCGCCAGAGCCTTTCTTCAACGACCCGCAATCCGAGCGTACCCAGCTGTTTCTCAGTCAGATTCTGGGACACTAA
- a CDS encoding histidine phosphatase family protein: protein MPNTFITASDWRNCYLLMRHGHSQANQAGIIISSPEQGLNGYGLSPNGEQQLAEVVSEWAWPVPTRIVHSDFLRTTQTAARVATHFGLPLIAEQGLRERFFGAFDTQPDTCYAKVWAQDAVSAEHRWQGVEAVSQVAARMCTVIDGWEARAQGETILLVSHGDPLQILLTALAQQALTQHRNQLALAPASITIWPTS from the coding sequence ATGCCAAATACTTTCATTACGGCCAGTGATTGGCGTAACTGCTATCTGTTGATGCGCCACGGCCATAGCCAGGCCAATCAGGCCGGCATTATCATCAGCTCACCTGAGCAGGGGCTTAACGGCTATGGCTTATCACCCAACGGCGAGCAGCAGCTGGCTGAGGTAGTGAGTGAGTGGGCGTGGCCAGTGCCCACACGCATCGTGCATTCGGACTTTTTACGTACTACCCAGACGGCGGCGCGTGTGGCCACACACTTTGGCCTGCCGCTGATAGCCGAGCAGGGCCTGCGCGAGCGATTCTTCGGCGCTTTTGATACCCAGCCAGATACTTGCTACGCCAAGGTGTGGGCGCAGGATGCCGTGTCTGCTGAGCACCGCTGGCAGGGCGTTGAAGCCGTCAGCCAGGTGGCTGCGCGGATGTGCACGGTGATTGATGGCTGGGAAGCGCGCGCACAAGGCGAAACCATCTTGCTGGTCAGCCATGGCGACCCGCTGCAAATCCTGCTGACCGCACTGGCTCAGCAAGCGCTTACCCAGCATCGCAATCAGCTTGCGCTGGCACCTGCCAGCATTACGATATGGCCGACGTCTTAG
- a CDS encoding host attachment protein, translating into MTTYIVVADAARARIFTRDALDLTEHDSLVHAEGRLHEGDLVTDRCGADVHESASTSARSSGEEGAASQHENELFAKEVAQRLYSARVDNSMEKLIMVAPPKFLGLLREKLDNTTQKLVIHTLSKDLSKASLADIQNAVSDLR; encoded by the coding sequence ATGACCACCTATATCGTGGTAGCTGATGCCGCCCGCGCACGCATCTTTACCCGTGATGCGTTGGATCTCACTGAGCACGACAGCCTGGTACATGCAGAGGGCAGGCTGCATGAAGGGGATCTGGTCACCGACCGCTGTGGTGCCGATGTCCATGAATCAGCGTCAACGTCGGCACGCTCATCTGGTGAAGAAGGGGCAGCCTCGCAGCATGAAAACGAACTATTCGCCAAGGAAGTCGCTCAGCGTCTGTATAGCGCCCGCGTCGATAACAGCATGGAAAAGCTCATCATGGTTGCGCCACCTAAATTTCTTGGTTTGCTGCGTGAAAAGTTAGATAACACGACTCAAAAGCTGGTCATTCATACGCTTTCAAAAGACCTTAGCAAGGCGTCACTGGCCGATATCCAAAACGCCGTCAGCGATTTACGTTAA
- a CDS encoding methyl-accepting chemotaxis protein: MFFSLRTRILMAALTAIVLALMINGIVSYTTVKHHNNQQVSSNLSAVVNGNTQALNEWFNVRYAMLESMEEAVASPSPKPALRQLETSGDFMSTYLATPSDSSLVTSDDWVPPSDYDPRERPWYQAAVRERETIITAPYVDAQTGNLVVTFARPYYSGNRLEAVIGADIMIGDIIDIVANIAPTPSSFGFLTTDDGTLVAHPDTALTLEPATAINPALSAEQLGSIASNDTPTHITLQDRDKRLLGRTLNGTSGWQLTVALDEHEATAGLRAIVTTSTITLLAVAAITAVVLGVLLKLLLRRLLSARDAMHNIASGEGDLTQRLPEQGHDEIAQIAAAFNRFVSRMDDVLIDVRQSSQAVSTAATEIATGGQDLSRRTENTASSLQQTSASMEEITSTVEHTAASAREANQLSDAAAQVAERGGQAVAEVVTTMEEIATSSHQIGDIVALMDGIAFQTNLLALNASVEAARAGEHGRGFAVVADEVRKLASRSTDAANDIKRLIETSQSRVENGTLLVQRAGDTMQDIVRNIAQVSDVLGEISSATGEQSDGIGQVNVAVAELDRMTQENAAMVEESTTAAEQLREQAQHLSEVISHFKLSLANQPALGSGQARLP, from the coding sequence ATGTTTTTTTCCTTGCGAACCCGCATCCTAATGGCCGCCCTCACGGCCATCGTATTAGCACTGATGATTAACGGCATTGTCAGTTACACCACCGTTAAACACCACAATAACCAACAGGTCAGCAGCAACCTAAGCGCCGTCGTGAACGGCAACACCCAGGCGCTTAACGAGTGGTTCAATGTCCGTTATGCCATGCTGGAGAGCATGGAAGAAGCCGTAGCGTCTCCTTCACCCAAGCCTGCCTTGCGCCAGCTGGAGACCTCGGGAGACTTTATGTCGACCTACTTGGCCACGCCTTCGGACTCATCCCTTGTCACCTCGGATGACTGGGTTCCTCCCAGCGATTATGACCCACGCGAACGCCCCTGGTATCAGGCGGCCGTACGCGAGCGGGAGACGATCATCACCGCGCCCTATGTCGACGCACAAACCGGCAATCTGGTGGTGACCTTTGCCCGCCCCTACTACAGCGGAAATCGGCTGGAAGCAGTGATCGGTGCCGATATCATGATCGGGGATATCATTGATATTGTGGCCAATATTGCCCCGACGCCATCTAGTTTTGGCTTTCTGACCACAGACGATGGCACCTTGGTCGCGCACCCTGACACCGCGCTGACTCTCGAGCCTGCCACCGCTATCAACCCAGCACTCAGCGCCGAGCAGTTGGGCAGCATTGCCTCCAACGACACTCCCACCCACATTACCTTGCAGGATAGGGATAAACGGCTTTTGGGCCGCACGCTTAATGGCACCAGTGGTTGGCAGTTAACGGTTGCGCTGGATGAGCACGAAGCCACTGCAGGCCTGCGCGCCATTGTCACCACCTCGACTATCACCCTCTTGGCCGTCGCCGCCATCACCGCCGTGGTATTGGGTGTACTGCTGAAACTGCTGCTACGCCGCCTATTGTCCGCCCGGGATGCCATGCATAATATTGCCTCTGGTGAAGGCGACCTGACCCAGCGCCTGCCTGAGCAGGGCCATGATGAGATTGCCCAGATTGCCGCAGCCTTCAACCGCTTCGTTTCAAGAATGGATGATGTGCTGATCGACGTGCGCCAAAGCAGCCAGGCAGTCAGTACGGCGGCCACAGAAATTGCCACCGGCGGGCAGGATCTTTCACGCCGCACTGAGAACACCGCCTCCAGCCTTCAGCAGACATCGGCTTCCATGGAAGAAATTACTAGTACCGTCGAGCATACGGCAGCCTCAGCCCGGGAAGCCAACCAGCTTTCCGATGCGGCCGCCCAGGTCGCTGAGCGGGGCGGCCAGGCAGTGGCTGAAGTGGTGACGACCATGGAGGAAATTGCCACGTCCTCTCATCAGATTGGCGATATTGTGGCACTGATGGACGGCATTGCCTTCCAGACCAATTTATTGGCCCTCAACGCCTCCGTTGAAGCTGCCCGTGCCGGTGAGCATGGCCGTGGGTTTGCCGTGGTAGCCGATGAAGTGCGCAAACTGGCCAGCCGCAGTACCGACGCCGCCAACGATATCAAGCGCCTGATCGAGACCTCACAAAGCCGGGTGGAAAATGGCACCCTCCTGGTACAGCGTGCGGGCGACACCATGCAGGATATTGTGCGCAACATCGCTCAGGTCAGCGATGTACTGGGAGAGATCAGCTCGGCAACAGGCGAGCAAAGCGATGGCATTGGCCAGGTCAACGTGGCGGTAGCTGAGCTTGATCGCATGACCCAGGAAAACGCCGCCATGGTGGAAGAATCCACGACGGCTGCTGAACAGCTAAGGGAACAGGCGCAACATTTATCCGAAGTGATCAGCCACTTCAAGCTATCACTAGCCAACCAACCGGCTCTAGGATCAGGCCAGGCTCGCCTGCCCTGA
- a CDS encoding LysR family transcriptional regulator encodes MHFTLRQLEVFVAVAQHESVSHAARTLAMSQSATSTALAELERQFDCQLLDRQGKRLKLNALGFQLLPKAVALLDRGEEIEGLLRGQKGVGTLHVGATLTIGNYLATLLISDFMQRFPGSRARLAVRNTRHIIEGVRQHTLDIGLIEGHCDDESIISQPWVDDELCVFCSPHHPLAGRERLELEELLREDWIMREEGSGTRLTLEQAARHRRSRFNTLLELEHTEGIKRAVESGLGIGCVSRLALRDAFRRGSLVPLPTPELDLKRQFTFIWHRHKYLTPGVREFLRVCREMTADAQRSDEIELPPIL; translated from the coding sequence ATGCATTTCACCTTGCGTCAGTTAGAGGTCTTTGTCGCCGTGGCCCAGCACGAAAGTGTCTCGCATGCTGCCCGGACGCTGGCTATGTCGCAATCGGCGACCAGCACCGCACTGGCCGAGCTGGAGCGCCAGTTTGACTGCCAGCTGCTGGATCGACAGGGCAAGCGTCTCAAGCTCAATGCGCTGGGGTTTCAGCTATTGCCCAAGGCGGTGGCGCTGCTTGATCGTGGTGAAGAAATTGAAGGCTTGCTGCGCGGCCAGAAGGGCGTCGGCACGCTACATGTAGGGGCGACACTGACAATCGGCAATTATCTGGCAACGCTGCTGATCAGTGATTTCATGCAGCGTTTCCCCGGTAGCCGGGCACGCTTGGCGGTGCGCAATACCCGACATATTATTGAAGGCGTACGCCAACATACCCTCGATATCGGCCTGATTGAGGGGCATTGCGATGATGAAAGCATTATCAGCCAGCCCTGGGTGGATGATGAGCTGTGTGTGTTCTGCTCGCCGCACCACCCTCTGGCGGGGCGGGAACGCCTGGAGCTGGAGGAACTGCTGCGCGAGGACTGGATCATGCGTGAAGAAGGCTCAGGCACGCGGCTGACGCTTGAGCAGGCCGCCCGCCACCGCCGCAGCCGTTTCAATACCCTGTTGGAGCTGGAGCATACGGAAGGTATCAAGCGGGCGGTGGAGTCAGGGCTGGGCATTGGCTGCGTTTCCCGGCTGGCGCTGCGCGATGCGTTTCGTCGCGGTAGCCTGGTGCCTTTGCCGACCCCTGAGCTTGATCTTAAGCGCCAGTTCACCTTTATCTGGCACCGGCACAAGTACCTGACTCCCGGCGTACGCGAATTTCTACGCGTTTGCCGGGAAATGACCGCTGATGCTCAGCGCAGCGATGAGATTGAGTTACCACCGATTCTCTGA
- a CDS encoding ferredoxin--NADP reductase — MSKFAHEEVLSVHHWNDTLFSFRTTRGRSLRFKNGQFVMIGLEVDGKPLMRAYSIASPNYEDHLEFFSIKVPDGPLTSRLQHLEVGDKIMVSRKPTGTLVTDDLLPGRNLYLLSTGTGLAPFMSLILDPEVYERFEKVVLVHGVRETSELAYADFITQDMPAHEYLGEEIAEKLVYYPTVTREEFHTMGRLTDHIRSGKLFDDTGLPTIDPRQDRAMICGSPSMLDDTSALLDELGLNISPRMGEPGDYVIERAFVEK, encoded by the coding sequence ATGAGCAAGTTTGCCCACGAAGAAGTTCTCAGCGTTCACCACTGGAACGACACCTTATTCAGTTTTCGCACCACAAGGGGGCGCAGCCTGCGCTTCAAAAACGGCCAGTTTGTGATGATTGGACTGGAAGTGGACGGCAAACCTCTGATGCGTGCTTACTCGATTGCCAGCCCTAACTATGAAGATCACCTGGAGTTTTTCAGCATTAAGGTGCCGGATGGCCCGCTGACCTCGCGTCTGCAGCATCTGGAAGTTGGCGACAAGATCATGGTCAGCCGTAAACCCACCGGCACCCTGGTCACTGATGATCTGCTGCCTGGCCGCAACCTTTACCTGCTCTCAACCGGTACTGGCCTTGCGCCCTTCATGAGCCTGATTCTTGACCCGGAAGTCTACGAGCGTTTTGAAAAGGTCGTACTGGTACACGGCGTGCGCGAAACGTCTGAGCTTGCCTACGCTGACTTTATCACCCAGGACATGCCTGCCCACGAGTATCTGGGCGAAGAAATTGCTGAAAAACTGGTGTATTACCCGACGGTTACCCGTGAAGAGTTCCACACCATGGGGCGCCTGACCGACCATATCCGCAGCGGAAAACTGTTTGACGACACTGGCCTGCCGACCATCGACCCGCGCCAGGATCGCGCCATGATCTGCGGCAGCCCCTCGATGCTGGATGACACCAGCGCCCTGCTGGATGAACTGGGTCTGAATATCTCACCGCGTATGGGTGAACCCGGCGACTATGTGATTGAACGGGCGTTTGTTGAGAAGTGA